AGAGATAATAGCTCACGATTTACATCCTGACTATCACTCTACAAGATTTGCTGAGTCGCTTCGATGCAAAAAAAAGATAGCGGTTCAGCATCACCACGCTCACATTGCAAGTTGTATGGCTGAAAATAATATATCTGGCAAAGTAATTGGAGTCGCTTTCGACGGCACAGGATATGGAACGGATGGCCAGATATGGGGGGGCGAATTCCTAATTGCAGATTTCAAAGATTTTCAGCGGGCGGCTCATTTGGCGTATATACCTATTCCGGGCGGCGAGGTAGCAATCAAAAAACCGTGCAGGATAGCAGCTGCATACCTTTTAAAAACCTTTGGTGATAGCGGCGAAAGAGTGGCTACCATGATAATGCCGTCATTCACACCTAAAGAAACACAAGTTGTTAAAATGCAAATAGATAGAAATCTCAACGCACCGCTTACCTCAAGCATGGGAAGGCTTTTCGATGCAGTCTCGGCCCTTCTAGGAATATGCACGGAGGTTACTTACGAAGGCCAAGCGGCAATTGAGCTTGAGGCAGCGGCTAGCCCTAATGGCGAACCGTATAACTTTGAGCTTATAATTGGTAAAGAGGACACCATTGAAATTGATGTTCGGCAAATGCTTAAACAGATAGTATTCGAAATAGAAAAAGGAACGCCATCTAGCATAATATCTAGTCGTTTTCATGCAACTATCGCTGAAATCATAAGCATAGTCTGCGCAAAACTGCGTGACTGCACAAATCTGAACCGCGTTGTTTTAAGTGGCGGGGTCTTCCAAAATATGGTGCTCCTTGGACTTTCAACAAAGAAACTCGAAAAACGAGGATTCGAGGTATTCTGCCACGCGCTTGTCCCACCCAATGATGGAAGCATCTCGCTTGGACAGGCTGTTATAGCAGCCGAAAGGTGGAATTGCCAATGTGCTTAGCAGTGCCAATGAGAATTACTGAGATAAGCGGAAATATAGCAGTGGTCGAGCAGGAAGGAGTATCTCGCAGAGTAAGAATTGACTTTATACCTAATCTTCAAGTAGGCGACTACGTCCTAATACACGCTGGAATTGCGATAGAGCGACTAAAAGCAGAAGAAGCCGAAGAAACACTCAAGGTAATTAGGACGTTGAACAAATGAGATACGTAGACGAATTTCGGGATTTTACGTTAGCTCGCACCATAGTAGAGAACATCAACAGGATTGCCGCAAGGCCTCTAACGCTTATGGAAGTCTGCGGCACCCATACAATGGCAATCGCTAGGTTTGGAATTAGAAATCTCTTGCCTCCGAATATTAGATTGATTTCCGGTCCTGGATGCCCCGTGTGCGTTACTCCCCAGGCAATAATCGACTGCTTCATCGAGCTAGGTCGTGCCCCCAATGTTATCTTGGCAACCTTTGGGGATATGATTAAAGTTCCAGGTAGTCGAACAACGCTCGAAGCTGAGCGCGCACGTGGAATTGATGTTCGAGTAGTATATTCTCCGCTCGATTCTGTCATAATTGCCCGCGAGAATCCCGAAAAGCAAGTGGTATTTTTTGGTGTTGGCTTTGAGACGACAATCCCTGCAGTAGCACTTGCTGTTCTGGAAGCTAGGGAACTTAGGCTGAACAACTTTAGCATTCTATCAGCGCATAAGCTGATACCACCAGCAATGATGGCTCTCGCATGCGACCCAGAAGTTGCCATCGATGGATTCATTTGTCCGGGCCATGTGAGTGCAATCATCGGAAGTGCAGCCTACGAACCCATCACCAGCAAATATGGCATTCCATGCGTAATCTCTGGCTTCGAACCGCTCGATATCCTTCAGTCAATTTTCATATTGACCAGGCAAATAATTGAGGGACAAGCTAAGGTGGAGGTTCAATACTCAAGAGTAGTAACACGAGAGGGCAACCCAGCGGCGATTAAGTGTCTTAGACAAGTTTTCGAGCCGGACGATTCTGAATGGCGAGGATTAGGGATTATTACAGGAAGCGGCCTTCGACTCCGACATGAGTTTGCAGAGTTCGATGCATCAAGGTTTGTCAATAATCAAATCCTGCGACCTATAGAAAACAAAGCCTGCGAGTGCGGCTCAATACTTAAAGGATTGAAAACCCCTTCCAAATGCCAAGCATTCGGCAACAAATGTACACCAGAGCACCCTTTAGGCCCTTGCATGGTCTCAACTGAGGGCGCATGCTCAGCAGAATATAGGTACGCAACAAGATGAACGACAACGTAATTCTTTTAGCCCACGGGGCAGGTGGCAAAAAAAGCGCAGAACTTATTCACAGTTTGTTTCTCCAATACTTTGATAACCCGGTGCTCAATAACCTAGGCGACTCGGCAATCTTAAATGCAAGGCCAGGCCAACTTGCGTTTACAACCGATTCTTTTGTAGTTGACCCACTTTTCTTTCCTGGCGGTGACATTGGGAAGCTAGCCGTTTGCGGTACCGTAAATGACCTTGCGGCAGTAGGAGCGCGCCCCATAGCATTGAGCACCGCCTTCATTCTTGAGGAAGGTCTGAAGTTGGAAACTCTGGAGCAAGTTGTGGCCTCGATGGGAACAGTGACAGGCGAACTCGGCATCTCAATAGTTGCAGGCGACACAAAAGTTGTGCCTCATGGCTCGGCAGACAAGATGTTTATAACCACGTCGGGCATCGGTTACCTGTCAGAAAACCAAAAACCTCCAGCGCCCAACCGCGCAAAACCAGGCGACATAGTTCTAGTCAGTGGAACAATCGGCGAGCATGGCATGGCTGTAATGCTGGCAAGAGAGGGAATCGAGTTTTCTACAAACATCGAAAGCGATTGTGCGCCACTCTGGGGCTTGGTGTCTTCCATGCTGGAAACAGCGTCTGACATCCACTGCCTTCGCGACCCAACACGCGGCGGACTGGCGGCAGCCCTAAATGAACTTGCTGTTCAGTCGGGTGTTTGTATCGAAATCGAGGAATCGGCAATTCCGGTAAACGAGGACGTTCGCGTGGCTTGTGAGCTACTCGGGATTGATCCCCTACATGTTGCGAATGAAGGTAAAATCATTGCTATTGTCCCTAAAGATGATGCAGAGGCAGTATTAGAAACGATGAAAGCCCACCCTCTTGGCAAGCATGCTGAAATCATTGGCTGCGTTAAATCTTCCCCCGCCGGGCGTGTCCACCTTCGAACCCCGATGGGAACGCTACGCATCCTCGACATCCCTTCGGGAGACATCTTGCCAAGAATTTGTTGACAGATAACAATAATATCAGCCTACGCAGCAAAATCAGCTATTCATTAGCCGAGGAATTACTGACTTAGACAGCAATCTATTATCGAAAATCTACCTTATATCTTTCAACATCAGCAGAAAGCTTAGGGTGCAGTACGGCTGTGGGTACTTGTAATACCTAACGCCTCCGACATATGAAATATATCACCTGGGGCGGGATGATTGATATCCACGGCCGCTTTAATCTGGTCCCGCTTCTCCCAATATGCCTGGATAAGCCGGGAATCCAACATGTTTTCAAACACGTTAGCAAACTCACTTTGCGTCTGCGACTTAAAACAAGTAAAATAATCACATAACGCCAGGGTCAAGAGATACTCATCGGGGGATGATTCAACCTGGGGAGATGCTCGCTGACTACACAGTGCTTCAACTAGGCGAGCAAATGCGCTGTCGCAGGTCCGATATAAGCTTGGATTTACTTGCTGAATTGCCTCAAACACATCGTCAAAACTGGTATACCAACCGTGATTGTATAGGATTAAAGCAATAATCCTCTCATTTTGCTTTATTATATCTGCAGGTAGACTTCTAATCCTAAATATCCCATATGTGCTAGCCACGCTTGAACCATATAACTTTTTAAAGTACTCAAAATCTGACCCACTAGTTATCTCGGGTACGCCAGCTTGCTTCAACATAGAATATAAAAACAGGTTGGATGAATAACCAGGTGGGACTGTCTTTTCGACTATTATAAACCCATTTCTAGTGAACCATGAAAGCGCTTGCTCAGCCCACCTACCATAAAAATAGAAGCTAACCATATTTGCTATGCCTTCTTTATAGGTCATTGACATGTCGGGAATAGCTTCGATGAAGTAATGGTTTTCATCCGCACCATAATAATAGTTGCCATACATATGTGTGCGGTCTTCCGACAAATCCTGAGCATGCATCAATTCATGGCAAAAAGTCGCAAGAATTGAGCTAAAGTCCGGAAATTGCGAGGTGTCATTTAACCAATATGAACCAAAAGTTATACTGGGCGGGGCGGTATCCGTACCTGCGTACGAACAAGGCCAAGCATGACCACTATCCAGGCAAGCATCGTACCAAGTGGGGTTTGTGTTTGTGATTGAAGTATTCAAATCGTCAATGAAATATATGGTAACAGACTTTTCCGTAATACGCAGAAGTCTCTCGATAATATTCCTAAAATGATTGCAATCTGCCCCTGACACTGTGCCTCCACAAGCCGCTTTTATTATTTTCCTAAACTTGTCACAAGATTGACCAGTATAAGGTGCGCCCGACCCGCTCCCATCCAACACCTGCTGAACGTTGATACGCTGGGCAGTCCCTGTAGTGGAATTCGGGTTTGCAACAAAACGGAAATCGAGTTTGCTCTTTATATATTGCACATCAGCAGCCTGCATAACATTCGCAAATATCATAATTAAGCAGACGGCGAAAAGAACCTTTAAAATTGTTGGCATGTGTTTTTTCATGATATGCCTCCATTCCCTTGTGCAGATGCTTGGGTGGGCAATTCATCACAGAATATAAAGTCGTCGGTAGCGCTCTTGCGGCCTGAAGTTATCGTTTGGCCACCTCTAAGCCGCCAAGTTATCTCATAGCTATACTGAAGCTGGTCCGCGGGGTGAATGTATTCGAGGGTTTGCGAAAGCTGGCCACTCGCCGGATTAAGCGCTGCTTGCTTTACTTGTTCGACATCGCCAAGCTTATAGAATAACTTCACTGTGATTAGCCTGACCCCTGTTTGTTGAATTATATTTGGGTCTGCTTCCAAATGTATTGTCCTCTTAAGATAAGGCGGTGTAACCGTAATGGCAAAATTACTGGACTTTTGCCACCCCATTTCTACCTCCTTGCCCCCGTGGAAACTCCAAACCGTCTTATACTCATAATCCATCCACTTGTCGCGGTCCTTGTCGTCCTTCCAACCATACATAAGCCTAAAGTAATTGCCATTCTGGTTGAAATTTATGCGGTCAATGCGAATCTCGTCGTTAGTCTGAGCGCCTCCTTCGTGGATTTTTCGCAACCTCACAGCAACATAATTAACATAATTTGCGAAATCGGAGGCGTTCTGGCCATCCAAATAGACGCTTATCTCACGTTGCTTGAAGACAGGATCGTCAAGGTTTACTTCAAAGAAATGTCTGCGATCACTCATAAGTTTGGAAAGGTTTCCAATGTTTTCGTCAAATCTAAGCTGTAGGGTATCGGACATATATTTTTTAAAACTCATTTGGAACTTGCCAGTTCTGCGAACCTTCTTCATAGTATAGGAGGCAATCAACGAGAAAGAAGGCTCACTTTGTTGTGAGCTTCGCACTGACTGACCGTCTTGCGTCTCCCTATCTGATACTGGCACAGGTCGCTTTCCCCTTAAGTCTTGGCTTTGGTGTCGCCTAAACGGCCCTGGAGGACGAGCGGGTTCTTGCTCATCGGAAGAAGTTGCAGGAGAAGTAGTTTGCTCACCTGCAGAATCTGTTTCAGACGTTTCCGAAGACACTTGTTCACTCACGTGAGACGACTGGCCTTGTTCCAAACGCTGACCACCTTCATCTCCAACGCCGTTCCGCTTGTCCGCCCTAGCAGCAATCATTGTTTGAATCCAATCAAACTGATTGGGAACCAGACTTGCACCCAAACTCCGAGACTGTTGCCGTTGGGTTCTGAGAAATTCTGAAGCCTTGTCAAGCAATCTGGTTGCACTTCCCTGCTCCGACGCGCTTTCTTGAATCTTATCGAACATTGCCTCACAAATCTTACCGTAAGCCATTCCGATTAGCGTATCCATCCTGGCATCTTCGCCTTTGACCACAAGTTTGATAGCACCAGTATCCCTTAATTCGTCAAAGGCATCGCGGATTTGAAAGCCTAGGTAACTGCTAGCGAAGGCTGTTGAGAAATCTCTGTGGCTATATATTTTCTCCCATTCAGCCTCCAGCGTTGCATCGTAAGGATTCCGGTAGCCTGCCAACTCCATCTCAAAGGTAAAGCTAATGTCTGGAGTAGCCGTTTTGAAACTTTCCCAGAGCAATGTTGCCCCCAGCTTGGTAAGCCTAATACTGATTGCCGCTTTTTCACCATCGAGAATGGGTGCGTTGCCTAGCCCAAGTACCTTGGTTGTCCAATCCCCATTTTCTTGTTGAAAGCTTGAGACTATACCAAACTTTCCGGACTTGAATATGACTGGTCCTGCTATATTGGCACCTGGGATTTTCCGCCTTAGCTCAGCTTTGGCCTCTGCAAGCTGCTCCTCGGTTGCTCCAAGCTGTACCAAGCAGTGAAGAATTCCACCGCCCTCACCTTCTTCTGATTCCGTTCCACCGGGAGTGCCTGCAACGTTTTTTACAAACTTAATAAAGCTAAACTGCGGCTTGCCATCGTCACCCACAGCCAAACGCGCTTTGTCCGGTACATAGTAATAGGTTTTAGGATCGTCGAAATCCTGAAATAAGGTCAATTGACCTGCTTTCACGCTCTTATCTAGGAGAATCTCTTGCCCACAGCCAAACCCAAAAGCTCCAAATACGCCAACGAGAATTGGAACAATACGAAATATTACTCTCATATACCTCAACTCCTTCCAGGTTCTTGGGTGACATTCTTACATTCCAAGCTTCTCTAAAACTCGCTCAATTGCCCCTGTAACAAGACTTTCTGCTCTCTTTTTGTAAAGCTCCGTGATCAACAGGTCATCTGGTATTGTCGCATAAATATACTCATCACTGACGTTTGCCACCCACGGACCCACTAGCTTTCCAGCTGTCTTGTGGTTGTAGATAAGCCTATAAGCGTAGTTTTTCTTATCGCGGTCCATGAATATCTTCGCAGAAACCAGTGGTTCTTTCTTTGTCGGCGATAAATGGATGTTGGTTTCAACTTCCTTACCAAATTGATAATAATGCAATTGAGCCGTACACCTGGTGATATCTTTCTCCTTCATTGCATCCAAATCGCCCTCGAACTCAATAGTTATAGGACGAACA
This portion of the Armatimonadota bacterium genome encodes:
- a CDS encoding HypC/HybG/HupF family hydrogenase formation chaperone, with translation MCLAVPMRITEISGNIAVVEQEGVSRRVRIDFIPNLQVGDYVLIHAGIAIERLKAEEAEETLKVIRTLNK
- the hypD gene encoding hydrogenase formation protein HypD; the encoded protein is MRYVDEFRDFTLARTIVENINRIAARPLTLMEVCGTHTMAIARFGIRNLLPPNIRLISGPGCPVCVTPQAIIDCFIELGRAPNVILATFGDMIKVPGSRTTLEAERARGIDVRVVYSPLDSVIIARENPEKQVVFFGVGFETTIPAVALAVLEARELRLNNFSILSAHKLIPPAMMALACDPEVAIDGFICPGHVSAIIGSAAYEPITSKYGIPCVISGFEPLDILQSIFILTRQIIEGQAKVEVQYSRVVTREGNPAAIKCLRQVFEPDDSEWRGLGIITGSGLRLRHEFAEFDASRFVNNQILRPIENKACECGSILKGLKTPSKCQAFGNKCTPEHPLGPCMVSTEGACSAEYRYATR
- the hypE gene encoding hydrogenase expression/formation protein HypE, yielding MNDNVILLAHGAGGKKSAELIHSLFLQYFDNPVLNNLGDSAILNARPGQLAFTTDSFVVDPLFFPGGDIGKLAVCGTVNDLAAVGARPIALSTAFILEEGLKLETLEQVVASMGTVTGELGISIVAGDTKVVPHGSADKMFITTSGIGYLSENQKPPAPNRAKPGDIVLVSGTIGEHGMAVMLAREGIEFSTNIESDCAPLWGLVSSMLETASDIHCLRDPTRGGLAAALNELAVQSGVCIEIEESAIPVNEDVRVACELLGIDPLHVANEGKIIAIVPKDDAEAVLETMKAHPLGKHAEIIGCVKSSPAGRVHLRTPMGTLRILDIPSGDILPRIC